A window of Lepidochelys kempii isolate rLepKem1 chromosome 1, rLepKem1.hap2, whole genome shotgun sequence contains these coding sequences:
- the LOC140910560 gene encoding uncharacterized protein, whose product MMESQNRKRAPAWTEWEGVKDRGHNRDPKQCRLKLKELRQAYQKTRETNGPTGSEPQLCHFCDELHAILGGSATTTPTMCFDSISGEEGNTEAGFGDEEDRSQQANRETGFPDSQELFLTLDLEPVSPEPTQGCLPDPPGREGTSAACVSRITGSSSSQSLAKIRRRKKHTRDEMFSELMLSSHTDRAQANAWRQTMSECRKAQNEREERWQAEESELRPEAERWRQHDERRQDSMLMLLEDPTNMLQRMVELPERQLEHRLPSQPLSNQLPSSPSSIASSPRRPRTRWRGLWPPSHSTPEDCPSNRRLAFNKF is encoded by the exons ggcgtgaaggacagaggccataacagggacccgaagcagtgccgtttgaaacttaaggagctgaggcaagcctaccagaaaaccagagagacaaaCGGCCCcaccgggtcagagccccaactatgccacttctgtgatgagctgcatgccattttagggggttcagccaccactaccccaaccatgtgctttgactccatcagtGGAGAGgaaggcaacacggaagcaggttttggggacgaggaagatcgctcacagcaagcaaacagagaaactggttttcctgacagccaggaactgtttctcaccctggacctggagccagtatcccccgaacccacccaaggctgcctcccggatccgccaggcagagaagggacctctg ctgcatgtgtttcaaggatcacaggatcttcttcttcccagagcctagcgaagattagaaggcgaaaaaaacacactcgcgatgaaatgttctctgagctcatgctgtcctcccacactgacagagcacaggcgaatgcatggaggcagacgatgtcagagtgcagaaaagcacaaaatgaacgcgaggagaggtggcaggctgaagagagtgaGTTGCGgcctgaagctgaaaggtggcggcagcatgatgagaggaggcaggattcaatgctgatgCTGCTGGAGGATccaactaatatgctccagcgtatggttgagctgccggaaaggcagctggagcacagactgccatcccagcccctgagtaaccaactgccctcctccccaagttccatagcctcctcacccagacgcccaagaacgcggtggaggggcctctggccacccagccactccaccccagaggattgcccaagcaatagaaggctggcattcaataagttttaa